The genomic window ACCGGCGCGCGCGGCTCTCTTGATGGAGAACTTCTGAATCTTGTCGAGAAAATTAACGCGTGGCGAAATCAGCAAGGGTGTTATGTGCTTTCGGTTGATATTCCGTCCGGGATGAACGGTGAAACTGGCCGCGTAGAGAATGCCGCCGTCAAAGCGGATGCAACGGTCACCATGGGTTTGCCGAAATCGGGACTACTTTTCGGGGATGGAAAACACTATACCGGAAAACTGTATGTTGCGGATATCGGGTTTCCCGATGAACTGACACGCGGCGATAAATTTGTACTGATCGAAAAAGAAGACGTCAGGAAGTTATTAAAACCCCGCAGGCACAATGCATACAAATATGATTTCGGCAAAGTTTTGATTATAGCCGGTTCGCGCGGCATGAGCGGCGCGGCTTTCTTAGCGGCGAAATCAGCGCTGAGAATTGGGGCCGGTTTGGTTAAAGTTGCTATTCCGGAGGGAGTCGCGCATGTGATCGAGCATGCACTGCCGGAAGCCATGACGCTGCGTTTGGAAGAAACTAAAGAGGGCTCACCTGCATATCGAAATCGTGAACGGTTAATAGACTATATGAATTGGGCAGACGTAACGGCCATCGGCCCGGGATTGTCCCAACACGATGAAACCATACAACTCATTCAGGAAATAGTGCAACAATTAAAAAAGCCTGCTGTAATAGATGCCGATGCGGTAACGGCCCTTGCGGGAAAGTCGGAATTGATTTCATCGGTTGCATCCGGCATGGTTTTCACTCCGCACATTGGTGAATTTGCCGTTTTGTCAAATGTTGTAAAAGAGAAAATAGTTTTGGATCGTATAGATCACCTTCGGCACACCTCGCGAAAATTAAATAAAACGATTTTACTCAAAGGTTCACCGACCCTTATTGCCGCGGCTGACGGGCGTATTCATGTTTGCAACACCGGTAATCCGGGCATGGCGACCGCAGGAAGCGGGGACGTCCTGACCGGGATCATAGCCGGCTTGCTGGCGCAACAATTGCCATCCGAACAAGCGGCCTTTGCCGGAGCTTATATCCACGGACTTGCCGGCGACGTAGCGAAAAATAAAAAAACAGAAATGGGGTTGATCGCTTCCGATATTGTCGATTATCTTCCCGAAGCGCTCATGGACATCGGAGCTTGATTCTGTAAAATTAAATTATATTTTAACTTATCATTTAATCAGAGTAAAAAACTCAAAGATGAATAAACGAAAACTCTTAATGGGCTCTTTGCTTTTAGTTGCCGTATCCTCGGGCTTTTTGGTATACCCGCGCGCCGAACAATATTTTTATCGTCAACAAATGGAAAAAGAAAACATTGAAACGCTGCAAAAAATCACGTCGAAAGATGTTGTGACCAAGTCGGCGTTGGAATCAATTCAGGCGTCGGTATTAAAGCCCGTTATTCCGGAAAAAGCGTACCTGGAAGTACCGTTTTTCTGCCAGGCGCCTATGACAAATGATGCGAGTTGGGATATACACCACGCCAGTTGCGAAGAGGCGGCTGTATTACAGGCCGTTTACTATGACACGGGAATCAAAGAAGCTGATCTTGCAAAAGTAGACAAGACGCTTCAGGATATGATCGCGTGGCAGGAAAAGCATTTCGGCGTTCACAAGGATATTCATGCCGACAGTATTAAAATGCTGATGGTGGGATTTTTCGGGTACGATGCGGATGAGATCGCCATCATGCGTAAGGCAAGCATCTATGACATAAAACAGCAAGTTGCGCTGGGCTTTCCGGTGGTAGCGCCTACGTACGGGCGTATGCTGAAAAACCCGTTCTATAAACAACCGGGGCCTGAGTATCATATGGTTACCGTTATCGGTTATACCGAAGACCGTATTATTACAAATGATGTTGGAACCAAAAGGGGAAAGGACTTTTCGTACCCTTTGGAAATATTTAAAATGTCTATGGACAAAGAAGGAGCCGATGCGCTCGTCATCCGGTCCAAACGTACTATTCAAAAACAATAAATTTAATGAATTAGTGAAAATTTTTCTTGCATTCGTGAACCTGATTCTATATCTTGCCGTTGCATTTTTGTTATTTGAGAATCCACCTTTTAAACTTAGTCAATGCAATCTATTTTGTTTTTCACATTGAAAGTTCAATTAGACACTAAGAACCATTTTATAAATTTTTTTACATCGTACAATTAACTCGAACCCTGAACGACAGCCGCTTCAGGGTTCTTTTTTTATACCGGTATGAATACCAAAGAACTGATCAAAAACTTGCTTAAGAACTACGGGGAAAATCCCGACCGTGAGGGGCTTTTGGAGACTCCGGAACGCGTGGAGAAGAGTTATGATTTTCTCATGGGCGGTTATAAGATGAGCCCGGAAGAAATCATCAATTCCGCCGTTTTTGAGGAAGACATTAACGAAATGGTGCTGGTCAAAGACATTGAACTATACAGTCTTTGCGAGCATCACATGCTTCCGTTTTTCGGGAAATGCCATATCGCGTACATTCCCAACGGTAAGATTATCGGATTAAGTAAGTTGCCGCGTGTGGTAGATATTTTCAGCAGGCGTTTGCAAGTACAAGAAAGGCTCACACAGCAGATAGCGCATGCCATTCATGACGCGCTCAATCCGCAAGGCGTAGGCGTAATTATCGAAGCGCAGCATCTCTGTATGATGATGCGCGGCGTTGAGAAACAGAAAAGTTTAACGACGACCAGTTGCATGCGCGGCGTATTCAAAGAGGATAGCCGGACGCGCAGCGAATTTCTGACATTACTCAGGACCGGCACTCAAATTTTATAATTCAATTCATACTAATAAAAAAACCAACAGGAGTTGTACCATGGCCGACAAAGTTTTAGTTCAATATGAGGTTAAAGACCGTATTGCGGTTCTCACATTGGCTGATCCGCCTGCAAATACTTACACGCATGAGATGATGCGCCAATTGGATGAAGCCATATTGAAAGCGCGTTTTGACGAAAACGTCAATGTGATACTGCTGACCGGCCTTGGTGAAAAATTTTTCTGCGCCGGTGCTAACATTGACATGCTCAGCAAGGCCGATCCTGTTTGGAAATATTATTTCTGCCTTCATGCCAACGAAACCTTGCTTCGGCTGGAACAGACGCCGAAGTTGGTCATTGCCGCACTAAACGGGCACTGCGTCGGCGGCGGATTGGAAATTGCTATGGCAGCCGATATACGCATCGCACGTAAGGACGGCGGGATGATCGGCTTACCGGAAGTATCATTAGGCGTCTTGCCCGGCACCGGCGGGACACAGAGGTTTGGCCGCGCCGTCGGACGAAGCAAAGCGATCGAACTCATGGCTACCGGCAGAAAATTTTCGTACGAAGAAGCATTGGATATGGGGCTGATCAATTATATTTATGAAGGGAATAGCCAGCAATTCATGGAACAGGTGATGGCCTACTCTAAGCAATTCACCATACCCAACAAAGCGGCGATGGCCGTGGGCCATATTAAACGGTCGGTACAAACCGGTTTGGAAATAGGCCTTGAGCAAGGGCTGGCTGTTGAACGCGAATTACAGTCTCTCCTTTTCAAAAGCAGCGATGCGAAAGAAGGTCTCATGGCGTTTGTAGAAAAGAGAACGCCTAAATTCAGCGGAAAATAAAAAGCGGGGAAAAGTGCGCAACGACTCACGTATTTTTAATACGATGATACATATTATGAATTCTCAAATATGGTACCCGTCCATCGGATACCGAACGATGTAAAACACAAATGCACTAAATGAAATCATTTAGTGCATTTTTTTTTAATTTATTTTTCTAAGGAGGCACGACATTGCAGGCGACGATACAAAATTTAGTAACATTGCAGGGCATTGACACCAAGCTCGCAGAAATTGAAATGCTGCGGGGCGATCTACCGAAACAGGTTGAGAGCCTTAAAGCGGAGTTATCTGAATTGAAGGAAGAGATCCAATCCGATCAGAATTCCATCGAAGCTTTTAACAAGGAGAAGAGCGACATTTCCAACGAGCAGGCGCTTAACAAAGAGAAACTGACGAAATTCCAGGATCAACTTTACAAAGCGACGTCGAACAAAGAATATGAGGCAACCTCATCCCAGATTGAGCATTGCGAACAGGAGAACAACCGCATTAAGTTGCGCATTATCGAAATTGATTCGAAGGTGATGGAAATGGAAGAAGGCCTGAAGCCAAAAGTGGAAAAGCTGTCAACGCTGGAGGCGGATTATCAGGAAAGAGAAAACGAACTGAATATCAAGATCAGCGAGACTTCAAAAGAAGAAGACGGATTGAAAGAACGCAGAAATGCAATTACTCCGAAGATCCGGAAAGATCTGGTCAGCAAATATGAACGCATTCGTAAGGCCAAGAACGGTTTAGCAGTAGCCGCGATAGTAAAGTCGTCGTGCGGCGGTTGTTTTAATCAGATCCCACAACAGATCATCATTGAGCTGAAGAAAAAAGATATGATTCGCACGTGCGAATACTGCGGCAGGATCATATATTTGAACGATGCAGACTTAGCGAGCCTTGAAATGGGCGCCATGTCTAAAATGAGTTCATGACCAATTATAACATACCATGTTAGATAATACATTTTTAAAAGACCGTCTGGTGGTCATAACCGGCGGTGGAACCGGACTGGGTAAGTCCATGGCAGAGGCTTGTGCCGTTCGCGGGGCCCACATTGCTATTGCCGGGCGCCGGAAAGACGTTTTGGAAACCGCCGCGCATGACCTTTCAAAACACGGCACGACGGTAACGCCCATTACATGCGACGTTCGTGTTCCGGAACAAGTTCAAAACATGACGGATATGTTGATTAAAAAATTTGGAAGGATCGATGCGCTGATCAATAATGCTGCGGGAAATTTTATATGTCCTGCGGAGAATTTGTCCATCAACGGGTGGAATTCCGTTGTCAATATAGTTTTAAATGGAACTTTCTACTGTTCCAGTTCGATCGGTAAAACTATGATCAAAAATGGAGGCGGCACGATCATCAATATCGTTGCAACTTACGCATGGGCATCGGAACCCGGCGTGGTGCATTCTGCCAGCGCGAAGGCGGGCGTTCTGGCTATGACGCGCACACTCGCAGCAGAGTGGGCTAAGTATCATATCAGGGTCAACGCTATTGCGCCGGGCGCAATTCGCACCGAAGGGACGGATAAAAACTTGTGGAGTGATGAGGATCAGCGCGAGCGTATGAATCGGAGGATCCCCATGCGCCGGTTCGGCCAACCGGACGACGTGTCCAACAGTTTACTTTTTCTATTGTCTGATTATTCACACTATATTACGGGTGAAGTCATAACGGTGGACGGCGGGGGGTGGCTCGGCAAAGGTACCTATGAAATGATAGACGTGACAAAAGACTGAAAGAAAAATGAAACTCACATTTTACAAATTCTTCGTTTTGATATTGATGCTGTCTTTCGGCAGTAATGCTTACAGCCAGAAGATCGTTGCCAAGGTCAAAGTGATTCATGACAAACTGCAAGGACGTAATCTCGATCTTTTTGAGGGATTTGAACAAAAGTTAACGAGTTATCTGAACGACTATAATTGGTCTAAAACCGATGATCAGACGCCTCTGAATCTCGAGGTGCAAGTATTTCTGGAAAAAGTGATAGATGAAGGCGGCGCCAAAACCGTTTCAGCCACGATCTATTTTTCAAATTCTAAAGAATTACAATACTTGGATAATGGATGTATATTCGTTTTGAAGAAAGGGTACACTTTCTATCATAATGACAATGTAATCGATCCATTATTGAGCATTATTGATTTTTACGTGAATATCATGCTGGGCGATGAAATGGATACGCTTGGAAAATTTTTGGGGACAAACTATTTTCAGAGAGCCAAGAGCATTGCACTGCAATCCAAGGCGTTGATCGCTTATAATGCGAGAGGATGGGAAGACCGGCTTCTTAAAGCGGAACTGTTTTTGGATCCTCGTTATCTTGATTACCGCATCATGAAAGATTTTTTCTATGAAGGCCGGTTCAACTATGAGGACGGGGATATTACATTGGCGCGAAAGAACGTGTCGAAAGCGGTTGATCTTTTTCAAAGCCTCAAGGGAAAAACCGAAACCGCATATCACACCGAGCGTTTCATTCAAGTACATTACATTACTATCTGTAAGATATTCGAAAAATCAGGCGATACCCGCCTTTTCGACCTCATGATCGAGCTTGATCCGAAAAATAAAGATACTTATGTAAAATACCGAGACGGTAAATTGTAATCCTCCCATGCCGAATTCCAATCAATTCAAAATACTAGTCATTGAAGACAATGCCACTATGCGTGAAGGTATTGTTGAAGTGCTTAAGCCGCAATATACAGTGGAGTGCTCATCAAACGGACAAGACGGACTAACCCTGATCCGGAAGCAGTATTTTGACGTCGTTATCACAGATTATAAAATGAGCGCTTTGGACGGTATAAAAGTTTTGAAAAATGTGAAAGAGATTTCTCCTGAAACGGAAGTGATATTGATCACTGCCTTTGGCACAGTGGATATTGCCGTGGAGGCAATGAAATTGGGCGCGTCCGACTTTATTACAAAACCGTTTTCACCGGATGAGTTGTTACTCAAACTTAATAAGATCTTAAAAGTTTATCAGGAACGAAGGCTGTTTGTTAAAACAGACGAGGAGAATAAATATCTAAGAGAAGTAATCCGTGACAAATATAATTTTGGTGAGATCGTCGGCAGTTCACCGCGAATGAAAGACATTTATGAACTGGTCAGGAAGAGCTCGGAAACGGACAGTTCGGTTGTGATATTTGGGGAAAGCGGCACTGGAAAGGAACTCATCGCGCGCGCGATCCATTATAACAGTTCGCGCAAAGATAAACCGTTTATCAAAGTGAACTGCGCTGCGCTGACGGAAACGCTGCTGGAAAGCGAACTTTTTGGGCACGAAAAAGGTTCTTTTACCGGCGCGATCAAAACAAAAAAAGGCAGATTCGAATTGGCGGATACGGGAACGTTATTTCTTGACGAAATTGGTGACATCACACCGAATGTCCAGGTGAAATTACTGCGCGTGATACAGGAGCAGGAGTTTGAACGCGTCGGCGGGGAAGTAACGCTGCGTGTAAATACACGCATCATAGCGGCTACCAACCGTAATCTTCTTGACGGGGTCAAGAAGGGCGTTTTCAGGGAAGATTTGTATTACAGGCTTCATGTTATACCTATTCTGCTTCCGCCGCTGCGCGACAGGAAAGAAGATATTATACTGCTCACAGAGTTTTTTATTCATAAAATAGAAAAAGATACCGGAAAAAAAATAAAAGTAGAGCAGGGGATTCACGAAATACTCCAAAAGTATCATTGGCCGGGGAATGTTCGTGAACTCGAAAATATTATTGAACGTGCGGTGGCTCTTGCCGATCATAATACCCTGACTCCGGCCGATTTTTCAATGATACAAAATGCGGAACGGGAATTCTTGTTAAACCTTGAGGATGTCGAGTCGGCCGGGCTTGATGCTATGCTTGAACAAATCGAAAAATCCATGATTGAAAAAGCGCTGGACAAAAGCGGCGGCACTCGAACAGAAGCCGCACGTATACTGGGTATAAAGACAAGCGCGTTTTATTATAAACTGGAAAAATACGGCCTGCTTTAAAGCGTTTTGATTTGAGGTTTGAGATTATGAACCGGTGGTATTATCGTATTCGAAAGAGCGGCTTTTTTTTATTAGTACTGCTATTGCCTTATTCTATTTACGGCCAGATCCAGTCTGAATTTTCATCCCCATCTGTCATTGAAATTTTGCGCTTTTTGGAAAAGTCGCATCACGACGTAACTACTTTTGATCAGACAAAGAAAATGCTGACTGTACAATATGACACCCTCGTTCTTCATATCGACCGCATTAAACAGGCGGGTGACATCGGTTTCTTCGACCGAATAGAATTAAAAGGCTTACTCAAAGAATCCGAAGATATTGCAAAAAAGATTGTAAAGATCGATAACCTGATCCGCGCCCACGGAGAAGCGAACGAACAACAGATCGCCAAACTTGTAGAGATCATGGACAAAGAGATAAGCGACACGATTCGGGTGTTGCTATCCCGGAAGAACGATGACGATATCTCTTACAACGAGATGTCTAAACTGAACAAAATGTTTGCGGAAAAAGCTCCATTTCAGACTTACCGAATGAAAAAATTCGACATGCCGCTCGTTGACATAAGAATGCAGCGCAATGACGAGCCTGAAGAATTATACCAGAAAGCCGATTACCTGCTGGATCAGTCGGACCGTCTAACTGTGT from bacterium includes these protein-coding regions:
- a CDS encoding DUF4835 family protein, giving the protein MKLTFYKFFVLILMLSFGSNAYSQKIVAKVKVIHDKLQGRNLDLFEGFEQKLTSYLNDYNWSKTDDQTPLNLEVQVFLEKVIDEGGAKTVSATIYFSNSKELQYLDNGCIFVLKKGYTFYHNDNVIDPLLSIIDFYVNIMLGDEMDTLGKFLGTNYFQRAKSIALQSKALIAYNARGWEDRLLKAELFLDPRYLDYRIMKDFFYEGRFNYEDGDITLARKNVSKAVDLFQSLKGKTETAYHTERFIQVHYITICKIFEKSGDTRLFDLMIELDPKNKDTYVKYRDGKL
- a CDS encoding NAD(P)H-hydrate dehydratase codes for the protein MKKIVTPQDMQEIDRRTIQDYKISGEVLMECAGAAVFGRIRVLFAEYTSKNIFVFCGKGNNGGDGFVIARYLKENGAAPKVFVTGSMEDVKMDARIHFNKLIAGGVQPIFISNGHDLGNEKPDIIVDALLGTGARGSLDGELLNLVEKINAWRNQQGCYVLSVDIPSGMNGETGRVENAAVKADATVTMGLPKSGLLFGDGKHYTGKLYVADIGFPDELTRGDKFVLIEKEDVRKLLKPRRHNAYKYDFGKVLIIAGSRGMSGAAFLAAKSALRIGAGLVKVAIPEGVAHVIEHALPEAMTLRLEETKEGSPAYRNRERLIDYMNWADVTAIGPGLSQHDETIQLIQEIVQQLKKPAVIDADAVTALAGKSELISSVASGMVFTPHIGEFAVLSNVVKEKIVLDRIDHLRHTSRKLNKTILLKGSPTLIAAADGRIHVCNTGNPGMATAGSGDVLTGIIAGLLAQQLPSEQAAFAGAYIHGLAGDVAKNKKTEMGLIASDIVDYLPEALMDIGA
- a CDS encoding 2,4-dienoyl-CoA reductase; the protein is MLDNTFLKDRLVVITGGGTGLGKSMAEACAVRGAHIAIAGRRKDVLETAAHDLSKHGTTVTPITCDVRVPEQVQNMTDMLIKKFGRIDALINNAAGNFICPAENLSINGWNSVVNIVLNGTFYCSSSIGKTMIKNGGGTIINIVATYAWASEPGVVHSASAKAGVLAMTRTLAAEWAKYHIRVNAIAPGAIRTEGTDKNLWSDEDQRERMNRRIPMRRFGQPDDVSNSLLFLLSDYSHYITGEVITVDGGGWLGKGTYEMIDVTKD
- a CDS encoding sigma-54-dependent Fis family transcriptional regulator, with the protein product MPNSNQFKILVIEDNATMREGIVEVLKPQYTVECSSNGQDGLTLIRKQYFDVVITDYKMSALDGIKVLKNVKEISPETEVILITAFGTVDIAVEAMKLGASDFITKPFSPDELLLKLNKILKVYQERRLFVKTDEENKYLREVIRDKYNFGEIVGSSPRMKDIYELVRKSSETDSSVVIFGESGTGKELIARAIHYNSSRKDKPFIKVNCAALTETLLESELFGHEKGSFTGAIKTKKGRFELADTGTLFLDEIGDITPNVQVKLLRVIQEQEFERVGGEVTLRVNTRIIAATNRNLLDGVKKGVFREDLYYRLHVIPILLPPLRDRKEDIILLTEFFIHKIEKDTGKKIKVEQGIHEILQKYHWPGNVRELENIIERAVALADHNTLTPADFSMIQNAEREFLLNLEDVESAGLDAMLEQIEKSMIEKALDKSGGTRTEAARILGIKTSAFYYKLEKYGLL
- the folE gene encoding GTP cyclohydrolase I FolE is translated as MNTKELIKNLLKNYGENPDREGLLETPERVEKSYDFLMGGYKMSPEEIINSAVFEEDINEMVLVKDIELYSLCEHHMLPFFGKCHIAYIPNGKIIGLSKLPRVVDIFSRRLQVQERLTQQIAHAIHDALNPQGVGVIIEAQHLCMMMRGVEKQKSLTTTSCMRGVFKEDSRTRSEFLTLLRTGTQIL
- a CDS encoding enoyl-CoA hydratase/isomerase family protein — protein: MADKVLVQYEVKDRIAVLTLADPPANTYTHEMMRQLDEAILKARFDENVNVILLTGLGEKFFCAGANIDMLSKADPVWKYYFCLHANETLLRLEQTPKLVIAALNGHCVGGGLEIAMAADIRIARKDGGMIGLPEVSLGVLPGTGGTQRFGRAVGRSKAIELMATGRKFSYEEALDMGLINYIYEGNSQQFMEQVMAYSKQFTIPNKAAMAVGHIKRSVQTGLEIGLEQGLAVERELQSLLFKSSDAKEGLMAFVEKRTPKFSGK